The nucleotide sequence CCCCATCCCTGGATCGAAATGCCGAACCGCCTTTCGACCATCTGGCCATAAATGTCGATAGGGAGAGTAAGTATGTCGAGAGCCAGAACAAACAGCGGAGCGAATATGCAGGCCTGCAGGAATCGCCGCGACGAGAAGTGAACCGCCCAGTCGCGAAACTTCGCGCTCAGTTTCAGCCGCAGGATAAGCCACAGGGCAAACAGTCCATAGAAGAAGTTGACCAAGTCCAACCGAAAGTGAATCCGGCGCCGCTCGTGGGCTTTCTGATAGAGGTCAGGCGGCAGGGTGTAAGCCGTCACTGTGTGGGCTGCCTGCGGCGCGGTTCCGGCTGGCGATGCAATCGAAGACTGCTGTTGTTGACGGGCATCAGCCGATGGCGTCTGATCGCCCGCCGCGCAGACGGATGCCGAAAATACCAGCGCCAATAAAACTGAAGCCAACCTGGTCATCTTGTCTCACTCGCGTCGTGCGCGAACGATCACGACTTCAGTACAGATACTTTCCCGCCATTCGCTGCCACAAGGGCCAATCATGCTTGTTGTTGTCGCCCCAGATGTCCAGCCAGTGCGGAATCCCCTTCGCGTGCAGCAATCCCGCCATCTTGATATTCGCGTCCAGGCACATATCCCAGTCCGACGTTCCGAGCACAATCTTCATGGCACGAATGCGCGAAAGGAGCCCATCATCATTCATTCCCTGCACATAGTCGGGCGGATTGTTGAAATACACGTTGTCATCAAAGTAGGCGTCGAGAAAACTCTTGATGTTATACGACCCGCTCATGCAAATGCACGCCGACACCAGATCCGGATGCCGCAACGAAAAATTCAACGCATGATAGCCGCCAAAACTGCATCCCGTAACCGCCAGCTGCGGGGCCCAGTTCTTCCACTTCAGGAACGGCACGAATTCGTTCATTACATACTTTTCGTACTGCACATGCCGCCAGATCCGCGACCCCGGATGCACTCCCTTGTTGTACCAACTCTCGGTATCAACGCTATCGACGCAAAACACCTGGAGCTCGCCAGCATCGATCTTCGGAGCGAGTGTGCGGATCATTCCCGCATCTTCATATTCAAAAAAACGTCCCATGGAACTCGGGAAGACGAGCAGAGGCGCGCCGGCATGTCCAAAGACAAGCGACTCCATATCCCGCTGCAACTCGTGGCTGTAATTCTTATGGTGTTCGCGATTCATTTCGAGGAAGGATTGTACCCGAACCGGGCGGATACTCGCACATCGCCGCCCGCCTGCTACTCTATGCCATCACGTTGCGCGGGCCCGAAGCGATCACCACTCTTTTGGCCACCCGTCTAATCCGTATGACTCGAATCCAACGTCTGTTCGTGGCCCTGGCTCTGGTGGTGAGTGTGTCTTCCATCCTGAGCGCACAAAGTCGCCACGCCACCACCGACTGGGACGTTCGCCCATCGTTCAAATTCGACGCCCTCTGCGCCCTGAACGTACTCAGCGCCGACCCCTATTATCTCGAATACTACAAAGCGGACTACGAGCGCCTCTCCCGCCTGCTCAAGCCCGAGGAACTGGCCGCCTTCGCCAGCCTCAAGCACCGCATCAAGGACGAAAACGGCGGCATCATCTCCGCCCATCTCTCGCTGTACTTTTCCGCCGTCGAAGCCGATTCACTGGAAGATCTGATCCACGTCGTTGACGACAGCGCCGCCATGAAGCGCAACCTCCAGGCCACGCCTTACTTCGATGAGGATGGATGGAAACTCTACGAAGCCAGCCGCCTCGACCTGAAGACGGCGTTCCGAGCGCTGCAGCGTATCCACTTCGAATCCGACTGGGAAAAAGAAGTTCGACCTCGCGTAGAAGAAGCAAGAAAAAAGATCGCCGCCGACCTTCCCAAATACAACATTGTGCCCGCAATCGAATCCGTGCTGGGGACGCCCCTGGCGTCCAACCACATCACCGTCTACCTTCTTTATTATTCCGAGCCGCACGGCATCAAGATCACCGGCACCCGGTTTCTCTCGCATTACTCGTATCCGTTTCGCATCGTTCTCCACAACGCCATCCACGAAATGATGCATCCGCCCTACGATCTGGCGCACGATCCTGCCCTGCGCGCGGATCTAACCTTGCTTCGCTCCGTCCCCTATTTCATGAACAAGGTCGAGCACCACGACCGCTCCTTCGGATACAACGAGCCCGACGGCCTGGTTGAAGAAGATTGTGTGCAGGCGCTGGAAGAGTGGATCGCCGAGCGCTTCATCGCACCCCAGGACATGAAGGAATACTGGCGCCAGCAGGACGACGGCATCCACGTTTTCGCCGTCGCTCTCTACTCGTTATTCAAGGAACAACATTTCAGCGATCCCGCAGAGCCGTTCCCCGCGTTCCTCAAACGCATGTTCAAGGAAGGAAAATTCTCCGGCAACCAGATCGAAGATCGGAACAAAGCATTCTTCAGCGCAGCAACACACTAGACGCAAAAGTGCTGCACTACCCCCCTTCGGGCCCAAGCCGCGTAGCGGCGGCACAGGGAAGCCCGGCACGTCAGTGCCGGGTGAGCCCGGCCCCAAACCGAGTCCCGTAGGGACGACACCCCCGCCCGGCTCGCAGCTCGCAGCTCTAAGCTCACATCTGCTCTTTTCCTTTCAACAACTTAGCCCCGCTCAATCCCCCCAGTTACCACTCGACCCCCATTTTCACCCTTTTATTGCCTTTTTGGTGGCCAAGTCGATATTCTTCAATAAGAT is from Acidobacteriota bacterium and encodes:
- a CDS encoding esterase family protein, whose translation is MNREHHKNYSHELQRDMESLVFGHAGAPLLVFPSSMGRFFEYEDAGMIRTLAPKIDAGELQVFCVDSVDTESWYNKGVHPGSRIWRHVQYEKYVMNEFVPFLKWKNWAPQLAVTGCSFGGYHALNFSLRHPDLVSACICMSGSYNIKSFLDAYFDDNVYFNNPPDYVQGMNDDGLLSRIRAMKIVLGTSDWDMCLDANIKMAGLLHAKGIPHWLDIWGDNNKHDWPLWQRMAGKYLY